The genomic stretch CCTCTGGTCCTGGCTTTACCTTTCCTCGTGCTGGCTCCAGATAGCCCCCCAAATCTACCCCTTCTTTGTGGGCAGCCAGGCCTGCCCTCGGGTGGCGCTCTGGGGCTAGCCAGCGTGCCTACAATTTTTTCCGTATTTGGCCCCAGAGTGGGCTCCTGGGGAGGGGGCAGCATGCCAGCCTTGCTCCCTACTCTTCCATTTGATAAAGCTTGGAGGCAGGAGGCCTGGCCCCAAGTTGCCCTGGGGAGGGTCCTCACAGTGGGTCTTGGCAGCCGCCCCTCCAGGCTCACCCTCCTGCCCTTGCCACCTCCCACAGGGCCCCTGCGCTTTGTCATCATCCACAAACGCTGCGTATACTACTTCAAGAGTAGCACCTCCGCCTCTCCGCAGGGCGCCTTCTCCCTGAGTGGCTATAACCGGTAAGTGCCCGACCTGCCTGCTGACCTCAGGCCCCCACAGCCAGCGGGTCTCTCCCGGCAGATTCCCAGCTGGGCCTGCCCCTTATTCCCACCCAAGGAAGGTGCTTTCCCGAAGCAGCCTTTGTGCCCATCCCCTGCCCTCCCCGCCCAGCCTCCACAGTGCCTCGCCCTCTCCGCGTGTCCTGCCCTCAGGCCCAGGACCTCGGGTGTGCCAGGGTCTTCCTGTGGCTTTGTGCACAGGTCCCAGAGGCCTGGACAGCCTGCTCTCCAGAGTCTCCACTCGGCCACCACCTAGTGACTTCTgcatctctcctccctccccgccTTGCCCCTTCACCCACCGTGACCTCTTTCCAGGCAGCCCAGACCCCAGCCAGCCCAGGCCCTGTCCCAAACACAGGCCGGGCCCCAGGATTCCCTGCTCCAGGGTCCTCCCAGGCCGGGATCAGTTTCCAGCTTTACGCATGTCCTGGGTTGGGCTCTATCCAGTGATGGGCCATGAGCTGCCCTGGAGGGCCTTCTGCACTAACAGGCAGGTGGGCGGTGGCCAGGTGGCAGGTGGGTGGGGGAGTGCACTGGCACAGCCCATGGCCTGGGGCCCACACAAAAGGTTAATGCTGGCACCCAGCTCTGGTTCTGGGTGCTACCCCACTGGAGCCCTGCACCCCACAGCATTCATCTATGCCTGTTACCATCCCTTAAGGGTCCAGCCCCTCCTGCCTATGAGGAACCAAGGGTCACATGGTATCAGTAGTGGGACTGGGACCTTTGGAGTGACTCTAGGCCCTGGCCTGCACCCTGGCCACAGGCCTGGTAGGGCAGCCTTGCTAGAGCACCCAGCCCGGTGCCAGGCCCCCAGGCTGGCACAGAGCTCTGGGGTCCCCTGGGGAAGGTCATTCCCTTTCTGCAGATAGACACAGCGCCTTCTGGCCTCCAGCATGTGCCAGCCATGCCATGAACCCTGGGCCCAGTGGCAGATGCAATCATGCCCCAGGGAATTGTCTAGCCCATCAGGGAATGCTTGGCCTGAGGGGTTTTGGCCAGGCTCTTATGGGCCGTATAAGTGCACCTGCCCCGGTGCCTGGCCAGCAGGGCGCCCCACATGATAAACTCAGCGCAAACCCCACATCCTGGCTGTGTGAGTGGGCCACAGAACAGGCACGAGTCATTCCCTGAAATGCACTCAGGGCTGCTGCTGGGCCGCAGGGGCACAGAGCCCTGTGGGGTCCCCCAGGCAGGCCAAGCAGGCCTGGGCAAATGGGGccagaggtgggagggtggcgTCCATGTAAAGTGGCATTGGCGGGCATCGAGGCAGGTTTGTCCTTGTCTCCTGTGCACTGCTGCTCCCAGGAAGCCCACCCAGCACCCCTCTTCCACACTCCTCCATGCCCCCTTACGCCTGCCTGGGCATGAAGCTCACTACCTGGAGCATCAGCAGCCAGGGCCCACCCAGATCTGCCCTCTTCCGTTGGGGCGTGGTGCTGGTGCCAAGACGCGTTCACGGGTGGGGGCTGTGGGAAGGCCATCCCTACAGCTGTGAACCAGGCCGTGACCCCTGGTGCTGTGCTCCCAGGGTGATGCGGGCGGCGGAGGAGACCACGTCCAACAACGTTTTCCCCTTCAAGATCATCCACATCAGCAAGAAGCACCGCACGTGGTTCTTCTCGGCCTCCTCCGAGGACGAGCGCAAGGTGACTGGGGGTGTGGGCCTGCAGGCACCAGGCTGGACCCGCCTTGGGGGCTCTCTGGTCCTGGGGCGCTGGCCTCTCAGCCCCGGGCAAGGAGAAGGTGTGGCCAGGACACAGGCAGCTGGGTGGGCGCTGCCTCAGCCCCATCCCCATGCCCAGAGCCTGGTGCCAGCGCCCACACAAGGAACATGCTGTCCTGGGAGGTGCCCCTGTGGGCTGAGGGGAGCCACACAGCCATGTTGTATCCAGCTGGGTCGCCTCCCCTGACCTTGAGAGTCACAGCAGAGCAGGCAGGGCAGTGAGGGTGGAGGGGTGTGGTGAGGCCCACCCTGGTGGCACCGTGCCCACCACAGCCCCGCTGACCTGCAGAGCTGGATGGCCTTGCTGCGCAGGGAGATTGGCCACTTCCACGAAAAGAAAGACCTGCCCTTGGATACCAGGTGAGCCTGGGCCCGGGACGTACCGGGCAGTGAGGGTCCCTGGGGCGCCTGGGCCTGACCCAGGTGTCCGCCTCCCAGCCCCGGGCTTGGCATAGAATTCCCTCCTTAAAGGTTTCCTGTAGGTGCCAGCTGGGCTGCGGGTATGGGTGTGCATGCATCTCTCTGCTCCTGTCTACCTCCGGCCCCATCTTGTCACATCTGTTTCTGTGTTGCCGCCGTGGGTAGTTCCTGTTAGGGGATCATGTGTGTTTATACGCCCGCCACCAGGGAGGCCTGGCATGGCAGCAGCTGGGCACTTTGGGTTCCCAGCCCCCTACGCCCACCCTGGCTCACTCAGAGTGAGACCAGAATGAATCTCCCGGCGGGGCGCCACTGGGCAGTCTGAGCCTTGGCAGCCTCCCCCGTGAGCTGGCCCAACGTGCAGCAGATACTCTCTGGATTGGGACTGCCTGGCCCGAGACGGTGTGGAGGGAACAAACCTTCCTGTCCTTTCACAGGTGGGGAcaggaggcccagggagggctGGGCACAGCCAAGGCTGCCCTGCAGGTCCCTGCCTGACCCCGAACTCCTGGCCCCTGGTCCAAGCTGTCCTGCCTCGGGCCCAGCCCAGAGTTGCCCAAGCCCTCTTGAGGCAGGAGCAGGTGGAGACGTGGGCACAGTCAGGGCGGCCATCCTTGTGGGCCAGGAGGGGCACCTAGCGGAGGCACCACAGCCTCCAGTTCTTGTGTCTGTCCTTGTAACTGTGTGTGCCTGTCCGCGTGTTGCTCCGTGTCTGTGCGTGTCCGCGTGTTGCTCCGTGTCTGTGTGTGAACATCTGTGTTTGTCCCGTATCTGTGTTTATCTGTGTACTTCCATGTCTGTGTGACGGAGTccttgtgtctgtgtgtctacATGTCTGCGCGTGTCCCTGTgtctttatgtatatatatccatgtctgtgtgcctgtgttcctgcgtgtgcatctgtgtgtctgtCAGCTtatctgtgtgtgcgtgtgtgtatgtgtgcatctgtgtgtctgtcagcatatctgtgtgtgcatgtgtgtgtctgtcagCGTATCCATGTGCGCATGTGTCTGTCAGCGTATCCGTGCGTGCATGTGTCTGTCAGCGTATCCGTGCGTGCATGTGTCTGTCAGCGTATCCGTGCGTGCATGGGTCTGTCAGCGTATCCGTGCGTGCATGTGTCTGTCAGCGTATCCGTGCGTGCATGTGTCTGTCAGCGTATCCGTGCGTGCATGGGTCTGTCAGCGTATCCGTGCGTGCATGGGTCTGTCAGCGTATCCGTGCGTGCATGTGTCTGTCAGCGTATCCGTGCGTGCATGGGTCTGTCAGCGTATCCGTGCGTGCATGGGTCTGTCAGCGTATCGGTGCGTGCATGGGTCTGTCAGCGTATCGGTGCGTGCATGGGTCTGTCAGCGTATCCGTGCGTGCATGGGTCTGTCAGCGTATCCGTGCGTGCATGGGTCTGTCAGCGTATCGGTGCGTGCATGGGTCTGTCAGCGTATCCGTGCGTGCATGTGTCTGTCAGCGTATCCGTGCGTGCATGGGTCTGTCAGCGTATCCGTGCGTGCATGGGTCTGTCAGCGTATCCGTGCGTGCATCTGTGTATCTGTCCGTGTATCCGCGTGTGCCTGTGTATACCTTCGTGTGAGCATCAAGGGACCGCCCAGGCCTGGTGCTCACCATCCGCCCCGACGCACCCTGCATTGCAGCGACTCCAGCTCGGACACAGACAGCTTCTATGGCGCAGTCGAGCGGCCTGTGGATATCAGCCTCTCCCCGTACCCCACGGACAATGAAGGTGAGGTCTTTCTCCGTGTCCACTGCCCGTCCGCCTCTCCCCACCTGGCCTCCGATAGTGAGGGGCCCAGCCCTCCTCTTGGCCGCTGTGGAGGAGAGGGAGGTGTGTTCGGCTGTGCTCCTTACTCTGGCCCTTTGGCAGTGCACAGTAGCATCCCTGGGCTCTGGCCTTCAGCAGCAGGGTCTGGACTCACAGTCCTCCCAGCGGGTGCTTGCCCCTTGCCTCCTGGACTCAGCCCTGTGCATGGAGCATTGCTCAGACACTGGGCCTGGGCCGGTTTGGCTCTCACCGCCCAACCCTCCCATGCAGACTATGAGCACGACGACGAGGATGACTCCTACATGGAGCCCGACTCCCCGGAGCCCGGAAGGCTTGAGGGTAGGTGGGGCGGGTGGGCTTGGGGAGCTCTGGGTGCGTGGGAAGCAGGGGCCGGGACCAGGAGCAGAGCCCCTCCGAGGCTAGGGATGCTGGCCCAGGTAGCGCTCTGGGTGGCTTCCGTTTCCCTGCTGTGTCCCAAGTATCATGAGGATTGGAGAAGAAGAGGTGTACCTGCTGCCACCTCAGCTCATTtcctcttcccacctcccagGAGGAGGGACAGGCACATGGCGATAAGTGGCAAGTGGAGCCAGGGTGGCCCTGGGGGCTAAGCATGGGGAAGGAAGGACGTTGAGGAGCGCGCAGGCTCAGGGCAGGTCCATGTCCCTATGGCTGCCAGCTTGTGTGGACACTGCTGCAGGCCAGGTCATTGTCccgtcccaccccaccccatcccatcccaGTGTCCACCTACCTCCTGCAGCACACGGCCTAGTCAAGAAGAGGGGCTGATACAGGTGGTCACACGTGGATGACGGAAGCACGAGCTGGGTGGGGAGGAAGTGCCTCTGTcctcctctgtcccctccctccttccctccctattGTCTCTCCAGCCCCCTCATCTTGTCAATTTCCTCATGTCTGGGGCTGATCCTTGATCCTTTCATTTTCCCTGCGTCCGCCCTGCCTCCTTGTTTTCCAGCCTCCTGTCCTCACTCACCTGGCCTCTGCTGACCCCAGCCCCTGACCCCGTATCATCTctgcctcccatcccctcccaccTTCAGGCTCCCGGGTCCAGCCCCTCTTCTCCTGctgctccctcccttcttccctctgggGTCCCAGTGCCAACAGTCCTTCAGCCCACCAGGATCTGCGGGTcgcttgcctcagtttccctctatGCCGAGCTCTTGTCTCACAGGTTCACCATGCCTGTGCCTTTGCCCACACACTACTGCCTTCTGTCTTAGCCTGGCTGGCCAAGCCTTGGTGAGCTCAGACTCCGTCTGCCCAGCCCTGAGCTGCGGCCCAGTGAGGCTAGACATAGGCCTGGGGAGCCACCAGTGCTCCTGCATGCTACTGCTCCACTCACCCTCCTTCTGTACCCCCTTCATCCTCTCCCCAAAACATTTCTCATCCAGGACCCAGGAATTGGCTTCCCCATTCCCAGTTCCAGCGCTCAGTCCTGAGCCACACCAGCCTGGCGCCTGCCCTGTTCCTTGCCAGCCTGTCCTCCAGGCGCCCCGTGCTCCCGGGGCCCTCTTTCTCCTCAGCTCCTGTGCTGGCCCCATGAGGGATGCTCGGGACTCAGGCCTCACTCCTCTCCCGAATGCTCTGGGTGACAACCTGGGTCATCTGCAGGCTGCCGGCTCTGAGTCATGTCCAGCTGGGACTTCTGAACTCTGCACACATTCCCTGACCCTGCATCCCCTGGCATCTCCCAGCTTTCTGGACGTGTTCTGAGCAAACACGGGCCTTCACCTTCCTCCCAGCTGCTCCCCTCCCCGTCCTTGGGAATTCCGTCCTCCCTCTCGCTCCGGCCAAGCCCTGAGATCCTCCTTGAATTCTCTTCCTTTCACTTCCTTCCACCTCTGGGAACCTGATGGGCTCCTCAGGTGTCCTCCAGGCTTCAGGAAGTGTCCACAGGCTGCCATAGGCAGGATGAATGGggagggctgggggtggtgggtggTCTGGGACCCTGGGGAAGGCAAGATGGAAGTGCTGGGTGCTGGGCTGCTGGGTGGGCAGGCTGTGGGGTGGGCCTACCATGGGTTGCACTCCTGGTTGGCCTGGCTGACCACTGCCAGCAGAGGGTAGTGTTGGCCCAGTCTCTGTCAGGGTCCAACCCGGGTCTCTTTGCTCTGCAGATGCCCTGATGCACCCACCGGCTTACCCACCACCCCCAGTGCCCACGCCCAGGAAGCCAGCCTTCTCCGACATGCCCCGGGCCCACTCCTTTACCTCCAAGGGCCCCGGTCCCctgctgccacccccaccccctaagCACGGCCTCCCAGATGTTGGCCTGGCTGCCGAGGACTCCAAGAGGGACCCACTGTGCCTGAGGCGGGCTGAGCCTTGCCCTAGGGTACCTGCTACCCCCCGAAGGATGAGCGACCCCCCTCCAGGCACCatggccaccgcacccggcctccggAAACCCCCTTGCTTCCGGGAGAGTGCCAGCCCCAGCCCGGAGCCCTGGACCCCTGGCCACGGGGCCTGCTCCACTTCCAGTGCTGCCATCATGGCCGCTGTCACCTCCAGAAACTGTGACAAACTCAAGTCCTTCCACCTGTCCCCCCGAGGACCGCCCACATCTGAGCCCCCACCTGTGCCAGCCAACAAGCCCAAGTTCCTGAAGACAGCTGAAGAGGACCCCCCAAGGGAGGCAGCCATGCCCGGACTCTTTGTGCCCCCTGTGGCTCCCCGGCCTCCTGCGCTGAAGCTGCCAGTGCCTGAGGCCACAGCGCGGCCCGCAGTCCTGCCCAGGCCAGAGAAGCCACAGCTCCCCCACCTCCAGTGAGTTTGTGTGGCggctgcaagccctgcctccagcTACAGGGACCCTGGCCTGGCCTCTGACGGGCACTCTGCCCACCCCTCTCCCCCGGCACTCTTAGCCCACGACGGGGTACCAGGTGCAAGGGTAGGAAGGTTCCCTGATGCCTCCAGTCCACCTTGGTGGAACGTGGAGCATGTCCATGACTCAGCTCTGAAACTTGCTGgaaatgctttgtttttttttctttttgagacaggatctcactctggcaaccaggctggagtgcagtggtgtgacctcagctcactgcaacctccacctccggggttcaagtgattctcctgcctcagcctcctaagtagctgggactacaggcacctgccaatatgcctggctaatttttttatttttagtagagacggggtttcactatgttggccaggttgatcttgaactcctggcctcaagtgatccgcctgcctcggcctctcaaagtgtagAGATTACGGGCGTGatccaccacgtctggctgaaaTGCTTTCTGCTTTATTTCTGGGAAGTGCCAGGAGACCAGTTTTTCCCCCGCTCCCACAGAGTTACACCAATGGCTGTGGTCAAAGGCATCTGGGACCCCAGGTGGGCTTCCTGCCTTGCCCGGCAGGCAAAGGGTCCAGGAACTGCAGGGGCAGGTTTCGCATGGGTGTGCCGGCTGGCACACGCACCCCCGGATGCCCTTGCCCACAGTGCCCTTCCCCCAGGGCTCTGCGAACTCCTCTGAGATGCCTGCTGCCTGTGTGGAAGTGCCTGTGAGCAGCCCTTGTCACACTCTTGGTTCTAGTTCACCAAGGCCTGCAGAGTTGCAGACGTTCAGAAGCCACGTTTTTCCATGACTGGGGGGATAGCGGTTCCAGGGCTCAGGCTCACCCACAGGCTGGCCGCCCATGCTGGCGTGGCCCATTAATCCTCCCTAGAGCCTTTGAGGCTTTGCTGAGCAGGACCAGCTAGCCACATAGGGAGGCGTGCAGGGACACCACGGGAGTCCCTTGGGGTCACATTGCATTGTTCATCCAGTTCACGTCCACTCCCCTGTGGCTCTGAGTGGGCTGTGATTTTGCCATGCCCGGACCTCCCCTCCCCACGAGCATCCAGAGCATTTGTTGACGGTGTGATGACACCGAGCTCGGGGACTCTGGACCCCCTTGCCAGCATCCGTGGCAGCCCTGACCCCTGACTCAGGTGTCAGGCGATTCCTGCTGTCCCAGGGCAGTCAACACGAGCCCTACCCGGATCTCTGTCGTCCTGGGCCTTTTATGGTCACAGGGGCCACAGCAGGCAGCTTGCTGTCCTCACACAGAGGGCGGAGTAgggaggggagcagaggctgGCCTGCCCCGTGTCTGACAGTGAA from Symphalangus syndactylus isolate Jambi chromosome 16, NHGRI_mSymSyn1-v2.1_pri, whole genome shotgun sequence encodes the following:
- the SH3BP2 gene encoding SH3 domain-binding protein 2 isoform X1; the protein is MAGSGPRPRSWGWREGGARDEAAAARGRGPGPCRCSQGRRAWTAPGKPAVPAAWTPLMAAEEMHWPVPMKAIGAQNLLTMPGGVAKAGYLHKKGGTQLQLLKWPLRFVIIHKRCVYYFKSSTSASPQGAFSLSGYNRVMRAAEETTSNNVFPFKIIHISKKHRTWFFSASSEDERKSWMALLRREIGHFHEKKDLPLDTSDSSSDTDSFYGAVERPVDISLSPYPTDNEDYEHDDEDDSYMEPDSPEPGRLEDALMHPPAYPPPPVPTPRKPAFSDMPRAHSFTSKGPGPLLPPPPPKHGLPDVGLAAEDSKRDPLCLRRAEPCPRVPATPRRMSDPPPGTMATAPGLRKPPCFRESASPSPEPWTPGHGACSTSSAAIMAAVTSRNCDKLKSFHLSPRGPPTSEPPPVPANKPKFLKTAEEDPPREAAMPGLFVPPVAPRPPALKLPVPEATARPAVLPRPEKPQLPHLQRSPPDGQSFRSFSFEKPRQPLQAGAGGDDSDEDYEKVPLPNSVFVNTTESCEVERLFKATSPRGEPQDGLYCIRNSSTKSGKVLVVWDETSNKVRNYRIFEKDSKFYLEGEVLFVSVGSMVEHYHTHVLPSHQSLLLRHPYGYTGPR
- the SH3BP2 gene encoding SH3 domain-binding protein 2 isoform X3, giving the protein MAAEEMHWPVPMKAIGAQNLLTMPGGVAKAGYLHKKGGTQLQLLKWPLRFVIIHKRCVYYFKSSTSASPQGAFSLSGYNRVMRAAEETTSNNVFPFKIIHISKKHRTWFFSASSEDERKSWMALLRREIGHFHEKKDLPLDTSDSSSDTDSFYGAVERPVDISLSPYPTDNEDYEHDDEDDSYMEPDSPEPGRLEDALMHPPAYPPPPVPTPRKPAFSDMPRAHSFTSKGPGPLLPPPPPKHGLPDVGLAAEDSKRDPLCLRRAEPCPRVPATPRRMSDPPPGTMATAPGLRKPPCFRESASPSPEPWTPGHGACSTSSAAIMAAVTSRNCDKLKSFHLSPRGPPTSEPPPVPANKPKFLKTAEEDPPREAAMPGLFVPPVAPRPPALKLPVPEATARPAVLPRPEKPQLPHLQRSPPDGQSFRSFSFEKPRQPLQAGAGGDDSDEDYEKVPLPNSVFVNTTESCEVERLFKATSPRGEPQDGLYCIRNSSTKSGKVLVVWDETSNKVRNYRIFEKDSKFYLEGEVLFVSVGSMVEHYHTHVLPSHQSLLLRHPYGYTGPR
- the SH3BP2 gene encoding SH3 domain-binding protein 2 isoform X2, coding for MASLGPRTPAPSRSQGRRAMCWVSTISLMAAEEMHWPVPMKAIGAQNLLTMPGGVAKAGYLHKKGGTQLQLLKWPLRFVIIHKRCVYYFKSSTSASPQGAFSLSGYNRVMRAAEETTSNNVFPFKIIHISKKHRTWFFSASSEDERKSWMALLRREIGHFHEKKDLPLDTSDSSSDTDSFYGAVERPVDISLSPYPTDNEDYEHDDEDDSYMEPDSPEPGRLEDALMHPPAYPPPPVPTPRKPAFSDMPRAHSFTSKGPGPLLPPPPPKHGLPDVGLAAEDSKRDPLCLRRAEPCPRVPATPRRMSDPPPGTMATAPGLRKPPCFRESASPSPEPWTPGHGACSTSSAAIMAAVTSRNCDKLKSFHLSPRGPPTSEPPPVPANKPKFLKTAEEDPPREAAMPGLFVPPVAPRPPALKLPVPEATARPAVLPRPEKPQLPHLQRSPPDGQSFRSFSFEKPRQPLQAGAGGDDSDEDYEKVPLPNSVFVNTTESCEVERLFKATSPRGEPQDGLYCIRNSSTKSGKVLVVWDETSNKVRNYRIFEKDSKFYLEGEVLFVSVGSMVEHYHTHVLPSHQSLLLRHPYGYTGPR